In Lapillicoccus jejuensis, the DNA window TGGTGTCCAAGACTGCCTGCCCGGCCAGCTGACGACCGAGGAACATTGGTTCTTGATCATGATCTATCTCGCGACTGCTTGGCACGGCCGAATCCACGGTTGTGTCGGTCATCTGACGGTGCCCGTTCGAAACAGATGTCGTTGAGCTCGTCAGGTGCATAGGAGTCTTAGTCGGACCGGCACCCAGATACCATTCCAAGCGGGTGCGCACCAGGTCGCTCATGCCGAGATCTTCGAATACCTGCTTGGACCAAGCGTTAGGACCTTCGTTGGTCCACACTGTTACAGGAGGCTGCTTGGGCATGGCTGCGGTTGCCACCTTTCGCCCGCTTGGGCTGAGTAGGTCGAGACTAGAAGGAGCCCGTCGTGGCTGCAACTCGAACGAGGTCGCCGTCACTTAATCTCAGGCTTGCCTCAGGCGTAGTGGTAGGCAAATCAATTCTCGCAAGCGTCGCTGACGCTAACTGCCTGGCCTGATGGGCCCCAAAGTCCCAGATCATGTGCCGGGCCCACGGGCCATAGGTGGACAGCAACTCATCGTCCCCTTCTGGCATATCGCTTTGGTCGCGAAAAGTCATGGGGACTACGACGTCAACACGCACCTGTTTGGTCCCATTACTGGCTGTTATAACCCCTAGTAGAGCCCTCTCGGGTCGTTGGGGTTTCGCAACGCCCTTATGACGTATGCCAAGTGTCCGGATCACAAACTCCAACGAGGGCGATCCTCGCTCTTCTGGCGCGGCCGGTCCAACGCGCGCGTTTACAAGCATCAATCCACCCAGCATCACTGCAGGTGCGTCATCAGGCCAAAGCGGAGCGACGGCTGAATCGCTTCTCGACGCCTTAGTCTTCTGTGTCATCATTAAGCAATAACAAAGTCGGGGTCGAAGTCGTCAACAGGTACCCCAGCGTAGTACTCGCTTGGATCCCGATAGTCTTCAATGAAATATACGTTTGAACAGTCGTCCACGGCAGCTCGCTTGCATGAAAGTTCGTGCGCCAGCGCCTCTTCTACCGCAGTTAAAGACGTGCGACTGTTGGCGACGGGGCGCCCATCAATTGTGTGACCCAACACCACGTCGAGACCCATCGCATAGCGGACAAGCGTCGACAGGCGGGGGTCCCGCGCTCCTGACTCCACCTTGGCCACGGCGCTTTGGCTTATCCCAAGGATCTGCGCGAAGGCCTCTTGGGTGTACCCCTGGGCCCTCCTCAACTCGACAAGCCGGCGCAGCAACTCCTGACTCTGCTCGTAGGTCTCAAACGCACGCTTGTCAGAGGCATCGTCGAGATCGAGTCCGACGGACTGAGCGAGGGAGCGAAGGTCCGTAGTCACCCGCTCAGCATGACCTTTGAGTCATGTCGGCACAAGGGGATGCCACAGATCGAGACACGAGTCACTCAGCTCGACCCTGCCGCGTAGTGCGCATCCATGCGGGTCGCAGCCTCGATAGCATGCAGATCCTGCTCGGACTTGCCCTCCTCGCTTGGCCGCTTCCAGTCGACGTGGAGGCCGAGGAGTCGGTCCGGCTCCACGTCCGGCTCCGTGAAGTAGAAGCGTGTGGCCTGCCGTACGCCCTCGGCTGTCACCTGATCATCGAACCGAAGCTCGAGCACGCGGTGGTCGGTGACCCCCAGCGAGCAGACGGGGCCCTTCTTCTTGCTCTTGGCGAAGGTCAGATTGCCCCTCTCCGCCTCAGCCAGGTGGTAGAGGAACTGGGCAAGTAGGAAGCGCCGGGCTACGGGGACCAGGCCCGAGACGACAGCCTTCATCCGGTCCTCACGGCCTCCCTCGGCCTCCAGCGCCTGACAATCTCCCCACTCGCCCCCCGCCCCTGCCGCCCCGCCATCGGCCTTGCAGGACCGAACTCCCGGCGGCTGAGCTGTCCCGACCCGATAGGTCCTAGCCTTCCCCGACATGTCGGCAACGTAGCCGACCAGCACCGATGATTGAAGCGACCGGACCTACACATCCCGGGCCAGGATGGACCACACCCCCCTCCGAAGGTCGGCCTCGACCGATCCGCTCTAGATTCGGACGGCCGCTAGCACGCAACGCCACGAGCACGACCAAACGACGGCCCCGTGCCACTAACTCGGGCACGGCAAGTCCCACGCCCGAACCTGCTCGCTATGACCGAGCAGGTTCGAGACACCGCGAGACCCCGAGGAACTACTGCCTCCCCGGGGTCTCCTTCTGCGCACTCAGGCCCGCGATGCCCCCTCGAGCACGTCCGCGGCCCTCAGAAGCGCCGCAGCCAGCCGGCGGGCCTCGTCCGGGGCGATCTTGTCGTCCGTGTAGACGTCGATCCCGGCGTCAGCGCTGTCGTGCATCCGGGGCTGGATGTTGACGGACGTGCGGTGAGACCCGTCGTCGGCCCGCTCCTCGAGGAAAGTGTGGTGACACCATCCGGGCTGCTCCGGGTGGTCGTCCTCGGTGCAGTGGTCGCGGCACCAGGGCTGGTGCTGGATGGCGGGTGTGGCGATCATCGAGCGGCCTCCTTACGGGACTCGGCGAGGACCGCGACGTCGGACAGCTTTAGCCCGAGCTGGTCCAGCCCGCTCATGAACGTCCGCAAGGTCGGGTGGTCGACGTCAGGGCACAGGGGCTCGACCCGCCGGCTCACACCCAGGAGCGAGAACCCCAGGTCGTTGAGCGCCCAGCCCAGCCGAGAGCGAAGCCGCCCGGTCATCGGTTCGCCTCCATGACGGTCTCCGCGTCGAACCACGTCCGGCTCTTGAGGGTCGTCATCGCGTTCACGTAGCGCGTGAGCTGGTGCAGGAGCACCTTCGCGTCCTCGGCCGTCAGCCACACACGGAACGGCTCGCCCTCGCGCTCCATCAGGCGGAGGGTCAGGTCGAGCAGCGGCTCCATCTTGCCGGACTCGAGCATGACGAGCTGGGACTCGACGCGGAGGGCGTCCCAGTCGAGGTAGAAGCCCCCCGGCATCCCGATGTGCTCACGCTCGGCCGTCTGGCCGTCGTGCTTGCAGGCGGGCGTGGGCATGCACCACGAAGGGTGAAGGTCGGTCGGGGACACGGTGAGTGGCTTTGCGTGAGACATGGTGGCTGTCGCCTTCCCTGTTCTGAACTAGGACAGGGAGAGGTTGGCATTCGTGACCATCATCGCGATCTCCTTGCGCCCGCCCTCCTCCATCACCTGGCGACGCCCGGCCTCGCGGACGTCCTGGGCCTGCGCGCGCAGCACCTCGGCCAGCGGCGTGCCCCGCTCGACGGCGACGACGATGCCGTCGACGAAGCGGGCGAGGCTCGGCAGCCCCGTGCGGTCGGCCAACCCCTGCAGCGCCACCGGCAGGCTGGCGCCGGCCCGGGCGTCGGCCAGGCAGGCGCCGAGCTCGATCGACAGTTCGCCGGTGGACAGCCGGCAGACGCGGTCCAGGGCGCCGGCCGCGCCCTCGCCCGCGGACACGGCGAGCGCGAGCAGCTCGGCCACCGTGGGGAACTCGGTGAGCATGCGCTTCTCGCGCCGGGTCGCTTCCCGGGACAGCAGCTGGTCGCGCAGCAGCGCGCCGCTGAGGGTGAGGCTGACGACGAGGACGAGGACCGGCAGGACCCCGGCGCCGCGGACGACGACGGCCACGACGCCCAGCGCCAGCCCGGCCAGTGCCCCGATGACCCCGCAGACGACCTGCTCGGCCCGGAACCGCTCGACGTCGGGTGGTCGGCCGGCCCGCTGCAGCCGGCGTCGGACGCTGGCCTGGCCGCCCAGCAACCGGTCGGTGCGACCGGCGAGGTCGGTGAGCAGGATGCCGAGGGTGCGGCCGACCCCGAGCCCGGCGACGCCCGACGACGTCCCAGCCAGCAGCCGCGAGGGGCGCGGGGTGTCGCGCAGGTAGGGTTCGAGCCGCTCCTGCAGCCCCGGTCGCCGACCGGCGGGGGCGCCGTACGCGACGAGGACGAGCCCCACGGCGAGCAGGATCCCGAGACCGGCACCCTCCCAGCTCCAGCCGTGCCCCGGCAGCCCGGGGCTCACCGCAGCACCCGCTCGTCCTCGGGAAGCCGTCCGATCCGGATCATCAGGCGGTAGGCCAGGACCGTGACGCCCGCCCCGACGAGGAGCACGACGACGCCGCCGGGTCGGCTGTACGCCTGCAGCGACGTGCGCTGCAGCGAGAGCATCGCGAGGACGATCCAGGGTGCGGCGACGGCGAGGCGCGCGGCGTTGACCGTCCAGCCCTGCCGGGTCTCCAGCTCGGCGCGCGTGCGGGCGTCCTCGCGCAGGAAGCCGGAGAGCGTGCGCAGCAGCCGGCCCAGGTCGGAGCCGCCGACCTCGCGCGCGATCCGCAGCGACTCGACGAGGCGATCCCCCACCGGGTCGGCCAGCCGGTCCTTGAGCGCGTCGAGGCACTCCTGGAACCGCCCGGTCGTGCGGTAGTCCTGGGCGAAGGCGGCGAACGCCGGACGCAGCTCCTCGGGACCGCGGACGGACAGCTGGGCCAGGGCCTCCGGCAGCGCGAGACCGGCGCGCACGCCGGAGGCGATGTTGTCGACGGCGTCCGGCCACAGGTCGCGCAGGTGCGTACGACGCCGCCGGGCCCGCCCCCGCACGAGGGCCAGCGGGAGCCACCCCGCGATCGCGCCGAAGCACAGCGCCACGGGCGCGACCCCGGTCGTCGCGAGCGCGAAGACGGTGACGACGACGAAGGCGATGACGCAGCCGGCGACGACGTTGCCGGCGGACAGCGACGTCAGCCCGGCCTGGAGCGTCTCCTCGCGCAGCCGGGCCATCGGCCCGGGGCGGCGGCTGCGGGGGCCGGCGGGCTCCTGCGGCCAGAAGGACCACCAGACGCAGAACAGACCGGCGCCGAGCAGGAGCCCGATGACCAGGTCACCCACCGCTCACACCGCCTGGGCGAGCAGGTCGGCGACGTCGTACCCGGCGCGCTCGAACCGCTCGACGTGCGGGGGGAACCCGTCGAGACGGCGCAGGACCTCGCCGCCGCGGCGGCCGAAGAGGTCTGCCACCTCGATGACGTCCTCCTCGGCGCGGCCGGGGACGGCGACGATCTCGCGCACGCGCCGGACGCCGTCGCGCTCGAGGGCCTGGTGCACGACGATGTCGACCGCCGACGCGACGGTGGGCACGACGAACCGGGAGCTGACGTTGTCTCCGGCGAGCAGCGGCAGGGTGCACATCTTGAGGACGGCCTCGCGGGCGCTGTTGGCGTGCACCGTGCACAGGCCGGGCAACCCGGAGTTGAGCGCGATGAGCAGGTCGAGCGACTCGGCCTGACGGACCTCGCCCACGATGATCCGCGACGGCCGCATCCGCAGGGCCTCCTTGACCAGCCGGCGCAGCGGCACCTCCCCGGTGCCCTCGAGACTGGGCTGACGGCACTGCATCGACGCGACGTCGCGCAGCGGGATCTTCAGCTCGAAGACCTCCTCGCACGTGACGACCCGCTCCCGCGGCGGGATCGCGGCGGCCAGGCAGTTGAGCATCGTCGTCTTCCCGGCCTGGGTGCCGCCGGCGACGAGGATGTTGAGACCGGAGACGACCGCGGCCTCGAGGAAGGCCGCCGCCTGCCGGGTCAGCGTCCCGAGCCGGACGAGGTCCTCGAGCCGGTCCGCCTTGACGACGAACTTGCGGATGTTGACCTGCCAGTGCTCCTTGGTGATGTCGGGGATGACGACGTGCAGCCGCGACCCGTCCGGGAGCATCGCGTCGACGAACGGGCTCGACAGGTCGACCCGGCGACCGGAGCTGCGCAGCATCCGCTCGACGAGGTCGCGCACCTCGTCGGCGCCGAGGATCGTCGTCGTCAGCTCGGCCACCCCACCGCGGGCGACGAAGACCTTCGACGGCTCGTTGATCCAGATCTCCTCGACCTCGGGGTCGTCGAAGTAGCGCTGAAGCGGGCCGTAGCCCGCGACGGCGTCGAGCACGGACTTCACCGCGTCCCCGAGGTCGCCCAGGGTCGGCATCCCGCCGTGCATCGAGCGCTCGTCGTAGTCGGTGACGGCGTCGCGGACGAGCCGGCCGACCTCGCCCGACTGGCGCGCAGGGTCCAGCCCCGAGCGGCGGATCAGCTCGCGGACCTCGCCCTCGACCAGCCGGACAGCCTCCGACACGTCCCCTGCCCCCTGCTCACAGCCTCGTACCAGGACGGGCACAGGCTAACCGCGGGATCGCCCCCGATCCGGGGATGCCGGACTTGTCCTGTGGAGAAGCATCGACGGCGAGACGACCCCCTGCGTGGCCGGTTCGCGACACAGGCCACAAACGGCCCCGGCGGAAACTCACCCGAACGGACGATGCGACGATATGACGTCCCACGGCACATTCGTCGCACGACGAACTGGCCCCTCGGGGCCATGGCCCGACCTCCCCCTCGCCATCGTCACCGGCGGGGCGGGGCCCGACAGGCCGCATCGCACCGGGGGGTGCAGCGCGGCGGCGGTGACGACACGCCGGCTGAGCCGTTGCCTGGGGAGGTCGACGGCTCGGCCGGCTCGTCGACGTCCCCGAGCGTCGCCCAGCCCCCGTCGCACCGTCGCTGCGCCGACGTCGTCGGCGACCCGACACCTCCAGGTTGCTCCCAGGAATGTGTCACATACCCGCCCGAACGGAC includes these proteins:
- a CDS encoding helix-turn-helix domain-containing protein; amino-acid sequence: MTTDLRSLAQSVGLDLDDASDKRAFETYEQSQELLRRLVELRRAQGYTQEAFAQILGISQSAVAKVESGARDPRLSTLVRYAMGLDVVLGHTIDGRPVANSRTSLTAVEEALAHELSCKRAAVDDCSNVYFIEDYRDPSEYYAGVPVDDFDPDFVIA
- a CDS encoding type II secretion system F family protein, which encodes MSPGLPGHGWSWEGAGLGILLAVGLVLVAYGAPAGRRPGLQERLEPYLRDTPRPSRLLAGTSSGVAGLGVGRTLGILLTDLAGRTDRLLGGQASVRRRLQRAGRPPDVERFRAEQVVCGVIGALAGLALGVVAVVVRGAGVLPVLVLVVSLTLSGALLRDQLLSREATRREKRMLTEFPTVAELLALAVSAGEGAAGALDRVCRLSTGELSIELGACLADARAGASLPVALQGLADRTGLPSLARFVDGIVVAVERGTPLAEVLRAQAQDVREAGRRQVMEEGGRKEIAMMVTNANLSLS
- a CDS encoding type II secretion system F family protein: MGDLVIGLLLGAGLFCVWWSFWPQEPAGPRSRRPGPMARLREETLQAGLTSLSAGNVVAGCVIAFVVVTVFALATTGVAPVALCFGAIAGWLPLALVRGRARRRRTHLRDLWPDAVDNIASGVRAGLALPEALAQLSVRGPEELRPAFAAFAQDYRTTGRFQECLDALKDRLADPVGDRLVESLRIAREVGGSDLGRLLRTLSGFLREDARTRAELETRQGWTVNAARLAVAAPWIVLAMLSLQRTSLQAYSRPGGVVVLLVGAGVTVLAYRLMIRIGRLPEDERVLR
- a CDS encoding CpaF family protein, coding for MSEAVRLVEGEVRELIRRSGLDPARQSGEVGRLVRDAVTDYDERSMHGGMPTLGDLGDAVKSVLDAVAGYGPLQRYFDDPEVEEIWINEPSKVFVARGGVAELTTTILGADEVRDLVERMLRSSGRRVDLSSPFVDAMLPDGSRLHVVIPDITKEHWQVNIRKFVVKADRLEDLVRLGTLTRQAAAFLEAAVVSGLNILVAGGTQAGKTTMLNCLAAAIPPRERVVTCEEVFELKIPLRDVASMQCRQPSLEGTGEVPLRRLVKEALRMRPSRIIVGEVRQAESLDLLIALNSGLPGLCTVHANSAREAVLKMCTLPLLAGDNVSSRFVVPTVASAVDIVVHQALERDGVRRVREIVAVPGRAEEDVIEVADLFGRRGGEVLRRLDGFPPHVERFERAGYDVADLLAQAV